Genomic segment of Synergistaceae bacterium:
CGATTTTTCTCCCGGTTCGCCCATCATCAGAATACCGAACTCCTCGGCAGGACTGGACGCGGGGAGTATCCCCGCTATTCGTCCTTCGTCCACAACCGCCACACGGTCGCAGACGGCCCGAAGCTCCTCCAGTTCGGACGACGTGACGACGATGGTCGTCCCGTATTCTTCATTATGGCGGCGCAGCGTGTCGAGCACCAGCTCTTTGGCTCCCACGTCGATGCCCCGTGTCGGCTCGCAGACGAGCAGCAGTTTGGGTTTCAGGGCGAAAGCCTTCGCGAGGCAGACTTTTTGTTGATTACCGCCGGAAAGTTCCACTGCGCGCTGTCCAGGACCCGTGCATTTGATTTCGAGGCTTTCGATATAACGCCGCGTTTCCTCAGCGATGGCCTCGTCGTCGCGCAAAAGCAGCAATCCCCCCAGAAGCGGTTTCAGGAAGCGGTTTTGTACCTGCATAGCCGTGAACGTGACATTCCAGTCGATGCGTTCGTCCAACAGCAGGCCCACGCCTCGCCGGTCCTCGGAGACGAAGGCCATTCCGCTGTCCAGAGCTTCGCGGGGCGCACCCGGAGTGACGGGTTTCCCGAACAGCGTTACCTTGCCCCCCGCGGGAAACAGGCCCATGATGCCGTTGGGGATGCCCAGCTTTCCCTGACCCGCTAGGCCGCCGATTCCGAAAATTTCCCCCTTGTGAACGGTAAAGGAAACGTCCCGAACCGTTTCGCCGGGCATATCGACCCATAGGTTTTCGACCGACAGCGCTGCCTCCGGCTTTTCGTCAGGGGCGCGGCTGCGGCTCGCGGAAAACGCGCGTTCGGTGCCGACGTGGCGCCCCACCATCCACGAGGCGATCTCCCGCGGAGAACTCGTTTTGGCCGGAACTTCCCGAACGACTTTTCCGTCTCTCAGGACAATCAGTTTGTTGCAAAGTTCGATGACCTCGTGGAGGCGGTGGGAGATGAAGATGATCGCGATGCCGCCATCCGCCAGTCTGCGCAGGGCGTCGAGCAGGATGCGCGACTCCGTTTCCGTCAGCACGGCCGTCGGCTCGTCCAAGACGAGCAATCGCGTCGCGGTTCGGTCGATCTCGCGCGCGATTTCGACGAACTGCTTATAGCCGACGGGCATCTCCGAGGCTATTGTATCGACACCGATCTCTACCCCCAGCGTCTGAATGGCCTTCTGCGCACGGGCGTTCATGGCGGGACGGTTCAGCGTGGAGACGCGCTCACTGAAAATTTGTTCGAGGGGCGAGCGGTTCAGCTCTTCACGGTTGAGAAGGATATTCTCGGCGGCGGAAAAGCCGGGAATGAGGGAAAATTCCTGATGGACCATCCCCACACCCGCCTCCAGGGCGTCGAAGGGAGATTTGAAATCCGTTTTTTCACCGTCGATGAAAATGCCCCCTTCATAGCCTCCGGTACTGGCGATGACCGGCATTCCAAAAAGGATATTCATCAACGTGGACTTACCCGCGCCGTTCTCTCCAACGAGCCCCAGAATTTCCCCCTTGTTCAGGGAAAAATTGA
This window contains:
- a CDS encoding sugar ABC transporter ATP-binding protein gives rise to the protein MPEAPLLKLENIGKEYFGNRVLSGVNFSLNKGEILGLVGENGAGKSTLMNILFGMPVIASTGGYEGGIFIDGEKTDFKSPFDALEAGVGMVHQEFSLIPGFSAAENILLNREELNRSPLEQIFSERVSTLNRPAMNARAQKAIQTLGVEIGVDTIASEMPVGYKQFVEIAREIDRTATRLLVLDEPTAVLTETESRILLDALRRLADGGIAIIFISHRLHEVIELCNKLIVLRDGKVVREVPAKTSSPREIASWMVGRHVGTERAFSASRSRAPDEKPEAALSVENLWVDMPGETVRDVSFTVHKGEIFGIGGLAGQGKLGIPNGIMGLFPAGGKVTLFGKPVTPGAPREALDSGMAFVSEDRRGVGLLLDERIDWNVTFTAMQVQNRFLKPLLGGLLLLRDDEAIAEETRRYIESLEIKCTGPGQRAVELSGGNQQKVCLAKAFALKPKLLLVCEPTRGIDVGAKELVLDTLRRHNEEYGTTIVVTSSELEELRAVCDRVAVVDEGRIAGILPASSPAEEFGILMMGEPGEKSEGDSDAR